Genomic window (Grus americana isolate bGruAme1 chromosome 25, bGruAme1.mat, whole genome shotgun sequence):
GCCGGTGGGTTATCTGGAAGGTCCAAGGCATTGGCCTCAAACTCATCGTCCTCCAGCCGGTTGACTGTGCCCTGGAAGGAGGAGTAGAGGCCCATGTGCTGGAAGAGGGAGGGCTTGAAGCGGATGATGTCCTTCTGGGTGAGCAGGAGGCGGAAGTGGACCAGCAGCCAGTCACAGGGCATCTCCTGgtagaagaggaggaggaagcgagCCAGGCGAGGAAGATCACTGGAGCGGTAGAGCTTACCAATGTAGCCCAGCTTGGAGAACTCAAGGGTGGCCCAGTTGGAGCCTTCCCGGGAAGCCAGTGCCTTGCGGATAGCCGTCAAGAAGGACTTGGCACACCACACATCATCCTCAATCATCAAGTAGTAGGAGGAGAGGTTGGCAGCAAAGGCAAAGAGGAAGGCATAGTCCACGTTCTGCTTGGACCTGAACCTCACCCGCTCCTCTGGGTCATTGTAGTTTCTCTTGAGGCCCTCCAGGGTGGGGTAGAACTCGTGGGGAGCATGGATAAGCAGGAGCCGGCCCAGGAGGATGTGATGAGCAAACTTGTGGGCAATGTCAGCGGCCACACGCATGTTCCATCTGGGATCTGCGTCAGCCAGgtgcaccaccaccaccatctcctgcagctcctcctccgTCGACTGCTTGAAGAGAGACTGGAGTGTGGCAGGGAGGTAGTAGCCACGCGGCCGCTGCACTGACGCCAGTCCCACTGCCAAGAATTCTGCAAGGCAAAGGAAGGGCATTAGCAGGCTGAGAGGTGACCTGGGATGCACCATGGTGAGGTTTGTCCCTGCAAGCCACAAGGAGGGGGCTCCAAAAAGCTCTCTGCGTTGCCAACCCACACCAGTAACGCTATTTATGGCCCCATGTCCAAGGCTGGAAGGTCCTTTCTGAAGCTGAAGCCCCCAGTGTCTCAGGAGGTGCCCAAAACTGGCcaaagggcagggagaggccaAGATGAGAAGTCAAGAGcttctctgaagaagaaatatttgggaaaaacaccttaaaaaaaaaaaaaaaaaaaaaaaacacttggGGAAGGAACAGTGCAGACAGCCTATGGGATAGAGATGGCTTCATGGCATGACTGCACATCCTGAAAGGATGCCCCTACCCTACTCTGAACCTCATGGAGATGCAGCCACACTGGGATGAGGCATCCTTCTGCCCTCCCCACAGTCCAGCTGCGGCTGCATTTTCTCAGCTTTGCTGCAGCTCCTCTTGCTGCTGGTCTGTGCAGCACTGTGCGGGTACTGGACCTCTGGTTTCAGCGTGGGCTCGTGTGGGGCTGCCCTAAGCATCTTCCCATGACATTTGCATGTGAATTGCTTTTCATGCACCCATCCAAGAGGTTGACCCCCATCTCCCATGCTATATGATTGTCCTGGTGGTCCAGCCCCACCATCTCCACCTTCCTGACTGGAGAGCAGGAAACTCAGCCCCAGGGAGGTGGGATCTCAGCCACCCTCCCCACAGAGATCTGGGAAACCCAAAATATCTGCAGTCACCCCAGTCGCAAGGTGTAGAAGCATGGACCACCTTCCTCCACCCCTCCATCTAACCCAGATCCCTGCCCAGTCCAGGAGCCAGAACCACTCACTTTTGTGGGGTGATGGGGTGCCAGCAAGGAGCTGGTAGGAGACATTGTGGAGCACAGAGAGGTCATCTGTGTCCCTGAGGATGCGCAGGGCTCCTGGCTGCAGCATCTGCAGGACTGCTTCGGGGGCTGAGCCCCTAAGCTCCACCTGGATGGGAGTCACAGGCAGCCAGGTCAGACCCCAGAGCGCCATGGACGCATGTGAGTAAGGGGGGAACCCAGAaatgggggaagggggggggtgtggtgctgctgtcctgccctcccagctcctggatcggggagaggagagggcagagctgggctttgGGGGTGGTACAGGGCAGGGacgggagcagagctggggctggggtccacatggggcaggcagggatggaggatgCTCCAGTCGCCCCTCCAGCAGGACATCACCGGTGGGTGACTCACCTCCGGGGgctcctgttcctgctgggTGCCCccatggaggaggagaaggaagaggaggaagaaggaggctGCAAGTGCAGCGGTAAGGGAGCGCTTCAGGAAGCATCGCATAGCACCGAGCCGTCAAGCTGAGGCCTGCGGGAGGAAGGGGCACATCAGGTCAGGGCACAGCCTGGGGAAAACCACCATCCCCTGGATGGCACGGTGGGGCGGCACCCGGATGCACCTCCCGGGCTGACCCCTCTGCCCAGAGCACCCAGGGGTACACAcctgggggctgctgtggggcatCGGGAGACACCCACGCACCATCCCCtttgggcaggcaggggcagggcaccccagcccagccaggaaaaaaaaaaaaaaaaatcagcccaCCAGCCACGCCAACACCCCCGGCTGCCCTGCAACCCCCCCCACGCAGCAGCCCTGGAGCTGGAAGCAGAACAACCGCAGGTGACACACGCCTCCGGGAAGGCTTTCGGATCGGGGTGGCACCCCAGGAGCAGTCGCTAAGACCTTGGGACTTGTCACCAAGCTCTGGGAAACACTCGGGTCTCAAaggagcccaggctgctctTCCAGCATCCCGACAACAAAACaactcccccagcccctcctgcctgccctgctccccgaCCACCTCCAGGCAGCCACCGGCAGCTGTGCTCACCCCGTCCCGGCAGGTCCCCTGCTTGGTAGGACAAGAAAGCCGTccctgggtggggggagagTGTCACCTTCAAGGAATTTATACTGTCCTTGAGATACTTTGCCTTGAAGCAGAGGTGTGGCAGGAGGCTAAAAGGCTCCTGTGTTCGCCTGGGGTTTTTCCATTATAAATATGACCGGGTCTGCCCTGGGAGAGGAGAAACTGGAGCCTGAGCGAGTGCCCAGCCCAGCGGGGCACACACAGTCAACCCCATCCAAACCGCTCACAGCTTGTTTTGGTCAAAGCGTCTTTGACACGTGGAGGAAAAGCCCTCCTAAGCCGTGCAATAAAACACCCAGAAAGCTGGGCTTTACCCAGGACTTCTCCTTAAATACATCACTGCATCAACTGCCGCTGTGCAGCAGATGATCCCGTGGTCCCCAAACGGCAGAGGCTGGTGCAGCACCTACCTGCgttgctgctgccctggtggAGCGTGTGCTGAGCTTATTCTAAGGAGAAAACCCCTGTTTTCCTGCCCAAAAGTCCCATCTCAACAGGCCGACGCAGCAGCCAGTGCCGTCGATGCCGTGCTGACCTCACCCAGGAACGTTGCTAGTTACTCAGAGATaagcaattaaaacaaagcGAGCTACTCTCTCCCAGGGAGGGCTGGGCTGAGCCGTGGCATTGGCAGGACCCATCTCAGccaaggagagcagaggagccGCCTCCCCTGAGCCTGAACTCGCTATCGCTGGTTCTTCGAAGCACTTGGGCAGGGGGGGACAACAAGCTCCTGGAGCTGCTTAAAACCTTCAGGTCACAGCAGAGAGGGGGGAGAATTGGGGGTGCTCACTGCCACAGGCCAGCCCTATGGCCAGCTCTTCCCGAAGATCCCCCCggcctctccttcccctgcagcacCGGGGGCACAGGCAGCTCGTCAGCTTCAAGGGGGAGCAGCTTTAGACACCCATGCCGGGCCATGGGGACATCACGTCCTGAAGCCACTCTGGAGGTGGATTTGGGAGCCTGGACCTCCATGATTGTGCAGTGCTGAGACCACGGGGTGAGCTGGGAAGGGTGAGGCTTGGCGGCCAGCCACACGCTGGGCTGGCTGCGTTTATACTTCCAGTGGCCCAAGGTTTTTCTGGCTGCCGGGAGGGCATCTGGCTGCCAGCGGCCCATCCTGGATGGAAAACAAGGTGCTGCTCAgcacccccagctcccagggGCAGCGGTTTCATCCAtggagcagggagctggtggggaatgggcgggggggggggggggggggggggggggggtcacacaCACCTTGTAACAGAAGGTCACACACCTTGTAACAGAAGGTAACGAACATTGCACCACAATTAGCCCCCTAACTGGGCTTTGGATTTTTGCCTCCATGTTGAAACAAAGCAGCCCAGGCAGATGGGCACAACCAGGGGCCACGCCACCGTGGGCTTGTCACTGGGATACAGCATCCTCCCAGCTCCTGGTCCAGGTGCCTCCATGGagcatccctgtccccactcctgccccagccccttgTGCACCTTCACCACAGCTCAGCACCCTGCTGGGGATGTCCCCAAAAGCCACCCCTCTGCGAGGCCATTGGGCCAGTGGCCAGGAGGATCCAGCTGCCAAGAGCCACCTGCCCAGAGCCAGACAAACTCCTCCGCTTTGTTAGGAGACTCCCAGCCAAACGGGCTGCGTGAAGCAGCAGCCGTGACTCAGTCCAGCAGCggaggggaaggagaacaaGTAAATACACGGCCTCGGTCCCAGGAGGAAGGGCTGGATGCCCCCCGCGCACAGGCAGCTCCGGCTGCTTTCTCCGGCACTGGGGACAGCGGGGCTGTTTgcatggggaggaggggaacgACCAGGGCTCACGCCCTTACATGctgggggaaactgaggcacggaaaAAGGCTGCGCATCACCCAGCAGGGTAAACACCAGGCCTCCTGCATCATGGGTCAGTGTCCCTCACCACTTCCCAGTGGGTGTCCCTGGGATGGAGAGGGGCAGGGTGTAACCCAGCACCCAAAATTGCTGTTCACTCGAGCAGAGGACGTGGCAAATTGTGGCAGCACCATGTCCCTGATGGGCAGATCGGGGCTGTTGGGGCTGCAGGGAATGGGGCACTCCCGGGCCCCCTGGGAGCCAGCACAGAGCCCAGCCCCACACTCTGTGGGTCTCCCTGCTCCAAGGGTCACCCacaggaaggaggggaaaagccGTTTTCAGTAGCACAGGACTCCGTGAGCCAAAGCTTTAGGTCAACCCAGGTGTCCTACAGCAGCCTGGTAAGGGGACATTTGGGTCTGACCTGGTCCCCACAGCCGACAGCATGGGGACTCCCAGCCCAACACCCCACCCCAGGTGACCCTGGCCCAGGACACCCCTTTCCTGTGCAGCCCCATCCCATGACACCAGTGAGACAGCTCATGCCCAGCACCACTCCGGATGTGCCCACCGAGGCAGCAGAAACTTACGGGGTGCACGGCCGCCCGGCGCATGGGTGCACAgtggcagcagccaggcagcctcGCCGTCTCACGGGGGTGCTCAGCCCTGGTGCCTTCCCTAGAGCTGGCTGAACTCTGATTTCCAACTCAACGAAGCCCCACGCTGCATCCTCGCCTGCTTCCAGCAGAGGAGGAGCGTCTGCCGATATCCTCTGCCCAACGCCGGCGAGCGCTTGGTGAACCGACCGGGTTGGTGGGGACCCTGGGTGGGCCGGGGCAAAGGACCCCCAGCCTCGCTGCAGGGGTTAGGGCAGCCTTAGCCTCCCCCCGGACTGAGCATCCCACGATAGCACCAGCTGtctcccacccacccaccctctCTGTTGGCAGCCCCAGGCCCCCCCGAGCAGGATCAGACCCCCCGAGGGCTCTCACTAGGCCCCAGCATTCCAAACTCCTGTGCAAACCTGCCACTTTGGCGGCACCAGGGTGAAACTGTGCCGTGTGCCGAGCCTGGGGACGTGGAGCCATCATgtctttttgtttgcatttagtTTTCAGCCTTTGTGCTGAGACAGCAGAAACCTCCGGGGCTGCTGAGCCAGAGCTGAACCCTGgaccagagcagagctggctgccagGGTCCCACCCGGATGTGCCCCACAGGGGCACCACGGTTTCCCCACGCACCCCAGCTTGTCGCAGCCTTGGCTGGAGACAAAGGCCCTTCCGTCCCCGCGAGCCCAGTCTGTTCCCAGCTCCTCCACCCTCCAAACCTCGTTTCTCTTCTCCCGCTTCCCTCCTCCAGACCCACAGCAGGAACGCAGCCCCAGAGCACCCACAAGCCACCCAACAGCATCGCTTGCACCCGGGAACTCGTCACCTTCCAACATGGCAACTTACCCACAGCATCTAAACGGAGAGGAtgacccttcccttcccctccatcccatccTCCCTGTTTATCCACAAAGAAGCATGGATCCCatttccctccttctcctcgCTGGCCTGGACCTCTCCTACCTTTGGAAAGGCCCCAACGTCCCTTCCCAGGTTCCGTCTTCTACAAATCCCCCAGTTGCCTTCCAGCCCCAGCTGTGGGTTCAGGTGGAACTGCTGGCCTTGGATACATCTGTGAGGAAAAAGATGGCCTCGGAGAGATAAGGTAGAGCAGGAAGCAGGTAATAAcactgggaaggagaggaagagacgTCTGCGAGTGCCTGGATATGCTGGCTTTCGCTTTTCCTCCGCCGTTTAAGTCCTTAAATTCCCATCACAGGATGCCAGTGGCTCTGTCCCCACGGGGTcccagggagcaggggcagTCCGGCAGTCGCACCCGGCCAGTGCCTGCAAGATGCGGGGAGGGCCAAGGGAGCCAGGACGGCACGACTCAGCAGACAGTTGCTGTTTAATCACAAGTGGTGAGGAAGGGATGTGGGGCTCGGTGGCTCACGAGCGATGTGGaaaccaacagcagcagctgcaggatggGGAAGGCTTTTCTCATTGCAGACACCCCGTGACCCACATCCCAGCACAGGAAGGAACCGGGGCTTGGCCCTTCCTGCCCTcgcaggaaggaaggggagggtgAGGGGCCACGGTGCTCAGCGCAGCCCTGGGGTCCCCAACGCAGCCCCGCCATAGAAACACGCCTTTGGGGAACGCTGCTATGGGGTGCAGCAGAGCCACCACAATCCCCCTTTCATCCCCACATGCCACCTCAGGGTGCAGAGCTAGGGCAGGATTTGACCTTCACCAGGCACATCCATGAGCCTGCCCTGAGCAGGAAAGGAATCCAGAGCCAGGACACAGCCCGTGGTGCCCACCACGATGTGGGCCTGGGTCCTCTTGCCTTCCCAGCCAGTCCCGTCCCCAACCTCCTTGTGCTATGGGGCAAATCCCAAATGCCGGTTGGGGTGCTGGAAAAGGGcctccccccccactccccccgcGAGGGCCAGGGCACGGCCTCAGCACCCAAGAACAATGCGCGCCTCGGCACCCAGAGCCACTCGCAAACTTCCCTCTGGCCCAAAACCCGGTGCTCGCGCTCTCCACTCGctgaattattattttgccTGGGGAACAGAGAGGTGGCTTAAATGAGCCTAAAAGGCACGTTTTTGCTTGTTCTTGAAataacctggagaagagagagaagccCCAGGTGCAAAGGCTGTTTCGAGCAGGGCACATTGCTGCGCAGGCGCGGACCCAGCATGGGGGGCCAGGGAGGACCAGTGTCCCCAGTTGGGGCCGGAGCCGAGCACTGGGGTGGGACAGGCGCAAGGggacccacagcacccagccctcACCCTGCCCCGGCTCAGCTCCCGTCTGACACCTGATCCCCAGCACTGAGAGAGGCAGGGTGAGGCCAGGGTGGTGGCCAGGCCTCCATGTCTCCCCTGGGGAAACCGGAGAGCCGGGCCAGATCCGCTTACAGCCCTTCCATTATTCAGGAGCCCAAGCAGGACAAAGCAGAGGTAAAACAGGGCCCCACACAGCAGGGAGAGCATGGGGACTCCGGCCATCACAATGCCAGTCTGGGGACCCTTTTGAGTCATGTCCTACAGGAAAGCGATTATTGTCCACCAAACCGCAGCCTCTCCGGCCCAGAGCCCGGGCAGGGACCAGTTGTATCACAGCCTCACTGCAGAACACggaaaaagatttatttttggcAAGGAGCCTTCAAGAGAGGTTGGGCTTGGGGGACAGAAACCCCCCCTGCTTGGGGCTGAGGTCTGGCCAGGAGTCAGTCACATCACTGAGCAAACCTCAACGCAGGGTTCCCGTGCTCTGGGTAAGGAAGGAAGGGGCAAACACTGTGCCCTGCAGCCCTACGCGTGAGCAAGCTGAGCCCAACCTCCACAGCATCCCTGCCGCCTCGCTGGCCTCCCCCCACAGATCCCAACAGGTCCCCGATCCCTGCCAGCGCTGCCGAGCAGCACGGCTCCATCACTGGAGCCATCTTAAGGTTTGCtacttgcaaaggaaaaagattgaaaaaatCATTCTTCTACATTTTATACATTTCAGCCTTGAAAAAGGCTGGCACGGGAGAGGCACCTCTTTGGGTTAGGAGCATCTGTCCATATTTACATATCCTTATCTGAAACCAGCAAGTCTGTTGGTAGCAGGAAACATCCCATCCACCTGCATCCTGCTGTGACAGCCTGTGCCACCCGAGGACCAGCTGTCTAGGGAGAGTTACAGGGCTGAAAGCCACTCACCATGCTGCACAGTACCTCTGCCCCGGAACATTAAGCATATCCTGGACGTGCCATATGCCTGATCAGAGCGTATTCCTGCATGAAACATGTCAGAAACACGCAACCCAAAGattcattctgtatttcttcacaGAAGCAAGAACAAGGCGCAGGGTGCTGTTCCCATCCCCACTCAGCCGGAGCAGCTCTCCGCAGGTGAGAGCAGAGCTTTACACTGGCACCAGCCCGCTCCATCCTCCTGACGCCCAGCCCCCAGCCAGGAACCGAACATCTCTGCCCCCCCTTCCTGTACCTGTATCTTGTGCACAGCACAAGCAGCAATCACCAGGCACATGGCACTGGCATAATCGTGCAAAAGGGAGCTCTCAGGGTACGTAGCAGAAAATGCCTCGAAGCACGGTCTTCAAAGTGCCTCCGGTTGAACAGGCTCCAGTTGAACAGATGCCTCCCTAGGAAAGCGTACACCAGCAGAGAAAGAGCCCTGACCCAGGACAACAGGTAACTCTGCAAGCCGACGATGTTCCACTTAGTAAACTCCAGTGGAGAGACTCCACCACGTGGACCACTGAGGATTTGTCACCAATTTCAGCAGTATTTAACCCCACCACAAAAAGATTGCTATTCACCCACTGCCCCGGAGCAACTTCCTTGTGCACGAGCACTGAGGTGTGTGGCACAACACTCGGATGGAGTGCTGCAGGTTCTACAGGCAGATCAAGCACTAACGTGCTGCCCTTCCTCTCCTGCACCACAAAGACAACCAGAACTCAGACCAGGCTCCACTATCATGGGAACCAGCTTCATTATCACAGTTACGGCACATTTTTCTTGCCCTGTATCTCTACTTCGACTAATCTAAACTTACCCCTTGGCATCACATGAttagcagcagagaaaaagaggaattgTGAGGCCCTTTTCCCAAACATGTTTGTTTGAAGTCAACATCAGAGAGCCTCTAATGTAGATCCAAGTTTGGGGTACATGTCCTTGGTGGTGATTTAGAGGATCATGGGGTATTTGCATATTAAATTCAAACTGGCCGAACCACCTTTCCTTCCAGGAGCTTCACTAAATATTATACACGGAAAAGTGCTCAGTTACTCCTGCTTGAGACAAGATCTGATGTGAAACAGGACTGAGGAGCTCATCATCAACAGGCAGCAAAACTCAGCCCAGGGTTGCTAtttccactgctgctcctcctctgcttgcCACCACTCCTCCACCAGACCCCAGCCATCAACAGCAAAATGTTCACCTGCTGAATTAAACCTTCAGCCCAACTCATTCTGGACACGACAGACAGGCCTAGCCTCTgtgcccctctccctctctaTCAACCCAGAGCCACAAAAAATTTCAAGGCTGCTTCTTccttacagaaattaatttgtttagTCAAGAAGCCTATCACTGATTGCTTATGGGCGTTCCAGTGTCAACAGGCCAACACTTCTCCACTGCTCTGAGAACAGACAGAGTCAAGTCCTCCATGACTGCTTCAGTTATTTCAGTTTAtcctctccatctcctctccctccGTTTATCGTCTCTGAAAAGCACCTTCTGGTTTTAAAGGTTTAGATCTTCTTTTCAAAGAGGAAACATCAGTGTGAGAACTTGCAGTTTCTTTACATTCGAGACAGACTTTTGCCTTAGAAATCCTCTTTGAAATAATTCCTTTGTTTGATCAtttatgcctttttctttccttacacTCCTATGTGTTGGACTGTACGTTACCATCATTGCTGATCACTGCTACTCTGCTTACTGCTTCTCAGACACTGAGATACCATACTGTGTTTGAATGCAATCATGCTGCCGTAAaacaagcattatttttttttgtaaattgttTCTGGTCATATTAAAGCCGGAAAGCAAAACCTCCTGCTTCttcccaaacagaaaacaggacCACTCTCATTAGCACCAAAAGgattttaaatgaacagttcCAGGGAGCTCCTTTCAAATCATAAAACGTGAATTTTACATAAAAGTGTGTTTACAAATAGTTTCTGCTTTACACTCAGCTCTGCCCATCACTGACCAGAAGTTATATACATACAGACTAGCTCAGTAGCTTCAACCACTTGCAAGGAGACTGCagaatttatttaagaaataaaaataggatTTCCTGGTTCCTTGAAATTCTCTTCAGCCTGCCAGATTCAGTCACCTGCTGGCTCCTGCAGACTCAGGACAGCACTAAGCTTTTGGAGAGAAGGGGTACTGTGGGTGCCACCAATCCAGGAGCCGCACACTATGCACAGGGTCCAGCACAACCTGCACTCCTTGGTCGAGCCGAGGTTTCTTGCCATTGCGAACTGGGGCGTCCTGGAACACCAGGCGCACACGGTGATGCCTCATGTCTGTGCTCACATTGATGGTGAACTGCAAGAAGAGAGACAAGGaggcacttcagaaaaatcaaagtgatAAATAGAGTTCTTAacagaaagcttttaaatatttttttttaaattcttttaaattgtaCGAGTCTAAGGTATGTCAGGTGCTGGCAGAGTTGCAATCAATCTACAGCCCTGAATTCAAACTAGTTCTCTCTGGCTGACAATCCCAAGTAATAACACCAGAAGTGAACCTGAGAGCAAGTGGCTGTCAGAAGTCTGGAActcactgctctgctcttgtgaagCCAGACTGAACCTCCCTGGGGTACAGGTCACTTCTGAAACCCTGACAAGTACAGCCACACGTGCTGCCCCACGTTGTACTACTGCTCTTGCCTAAGCAcaactgctctgc
Coding sequences:
- the LOC129196279 gene encoding alpha-1,6-mannosyl-glycoprotein 4-beta-N-acetylglucosaminyltransferase-like isoform X1, yielding MRCFLKRSLTAALAASFFLLFLLLLHGGTQQEQEPPEVELRGSAPEAVLQMLQPGALRILRDTDDLSVLHNVSYQLLAGTPSPHKKFLAVGLASVQRPRGYYLPATLQSLFKQSTEEELQEMVVVVHLADADPRWNMRVAADIAHKFAHHILLGRLLLIHAPHEFYPTLEGLKRNYNDPEERVRFRSKQNVDYAFLFAFAANLSSYYLMIEDDVWCAKSFLTAIRKALASREGSNWATLEFSKLGYIGKLYRSSDLPRLARFLLLFYQEMPCDWLLVHFRLLLTQKDIIRFKPSLFQHMGLYSSFQGTVNRLEDDEFEANALDLPDNPPAVLFTSMSVFENYEPLKAYSTAEGYFWGKDAVAGRVFSIVFQQPARVTRVRVRTGSKEHQDDFLRAGVLELGRQRRADHRDCSAYTTMGTFKKGTFEQWGLEKAVPNPVECVRIRVTRDQSEWLIIQSIDIWTMAGT
- the LOC129196279 gene encoding alpha-1,6-mannosyl-glycoprotein 4-beta-N-acetylglucosaminyltransferase-like isoform X2, with protein sequence MLQPGALRILRDTDDLSVLHNVSYQLLAGTPSPHKKFLAVGLASVQRPRGYYLPATLQSLFKQSTEEELQEMVVVVHLADADPRWNMRVAADIAHKFAHHILLGRLLLIHAPHEFYPTLEGLKRNYNDPEERVRFRSKQNVDYAFLFAFAANLSSYYLMIEDDVWCAKSFLTAIRKALASREGSNWATLEFSKLGYIGKLYRSSDLPRLARFLLLFYQEMPCDWLLVHFRLLLTQKDIIRFKPSLFQHMGLYSSFQGTVNRLEDDEFEANALDLPDNPPAVLFTSMSVFENYEPLKAYSTAEGYFWGKDAVAGRVFSIVFQQPARVTRVRVRTGSKEHQDDFLRAGVLELGRQRRADHRDCSAYTTMGTFKKGTFEQWGLEKAVPNPVECVRIRVTRDQSEWLIIQSIDIWTMAGT